The genomic stretch tgagggggccacttgacgggatgagcactgggtgttattctgtatgttggcaaattgaacaccaataaaaaataaatttattataaaaaataaataaataaacaaaaaaagaactgatcattttaacaaataataggcaattttaaataagtttatcataattttttatttaaattcaatttaccaacatatagtataacacccagtgctcatcccatcaagtgccctcctgacAGCCGGCGGGACCCGGCCCTTTCCAGCCCCGCGACCTCGgcgcccagcgcccagcgccccGCGTCCCGCCGGCCAGGGGCTCGGGATCCAGGGGGGATGCGGGGCGAGCGGGGCGAGCGGGGCGAGCGGGGCTGGGGGTCCGGCTCGGCTCACCGCGGACGCCCCTCCCGCACAgccgccgcgccccgcgcgccccccgcgccccgcggcatgaacctcagcagcagcagcagcgctgCCGAGAAGGCGCCCACAGCCGTGCTCTGGGGCTGTGAGCTAACCCAGGAGAAGCGGACCTGGACGGTCAAACCCCAGAAGGAGGGCAAGCAGGACTGGAAGCTGCTGCTCCGTACGATTTGCTTGGGGGAGAAAGCCAAAGAAGAGGTGAACCTGGTGGAAATCCTGCCCCCGGCCAGCCCAGACGACAAACAGGCCAAGCCCATCACCATCGCCTCGCTCCAGGCCTCCGTGCTACCCATGGTCGTCAGGATGGGATTGGAGCTTTCTCCTCCAGTTACTTTCCAGCTCCGGGCTGGCTCTGGACCTGTATTCCTCAGTGGCCAGGAATGTTACAACGCTGCAGACGTAtcctgggaggaagaggaggaggaccctgaggaggaggaggaggaagaggaggaggaaagtcaCAGTGATGAGGTTGATGATGACGACGATGACGACGATGATGTAGATGTGTCCCTAGAGGAGACCCCTGTTAAACAAGTCAAGAGGCTGGCGTCCCAGAAGCAGACAAGTGTTGccaagaaaaaaaggatggaaaaagaagaggaggcagTGAGACCCAGGCTTAAAGACCAGAGTCCTGTGAAAAAGGCCAAACCCACACTCAAACCTAAAAAGCCAGGATCCAAGAAATGAGGAGCCAGGAGTGGCCTGGCTGCGGTGACCCCAGGTCTCCCCACCCAGCCTCTCTCCACCTGAGTCTGAATGGGATGGAGCTGCTGAGGCCAACACGAGAGGCCCTCGCCCCAACTCTCAAGTGTTCAGCGGGACCTGGAGCTCCAACCTCAGGGCCATTAATAAAGTTTgctttgccaggaaaaaaaaaaaaatctgtttcccagatttaagagtctctcatggtttgtctccctctctaatttttcataCTCAGTTCCCCTCatttctcttataatccctttcactatttattatattccccatataagtgaaacaatatgatgattgtccttctctgattgacttacttcactcagcataataccctccagttccagccatgtcaaagcaaatggtgggtattcgtcctttatgatggctgagtaatactccattgtggtgtgtgtgtatgtgtgtgtgtgtgtgtggatagatagatgatagatagatagatagatagatagatagatagatagatagatacctgCCAAaagacatcgtggctccttccacagtttagcaattgtggacattgctgctatgaacattgggatgcaggtgtcctggcatttcactacatcagtatctttggggtaaatacccagcagtgaaattgctgggtcatagggtagctctacttttaacttcttgaagaactttcacaccgttttccagagtggctgcaccagatcacatccccaccaacagtgtaaaaggatttctctttctccacatcctctccaacatttgttgtttgctgtcttgttaattttcaccattctcagtggtgtgaggtggtatctcattgtggttttggtttgtatttccccaatggcaagtgatgtggagcatttttttatgtgtttgttggccatgtgcgtatcttctttggagaaatttctgttcatgacttttgcccatttcatgactggattgttgtTTCTTGAGTGTCGAGTTtagaaagttctttatagatcctggatactagccctttatctggtatgtcatttgcaaatatctcctccctttctgtaggttgtcgtttagttttgttgactgttttctttgctgtgcagaaggtttttatcttaagtcccaaaagttcatttttgctttttcttcccttgccttcatagacgTATCTTGCAacaagttgctgtggtcaagttcaaaaaggttgtggcctgtgttctcctctaggattttgatggattcttttctcacatttagatcttccaacaattttgagtttatctttgtgtatggtgtaagagaatggtcaaATTTcgttcttctgcacatggctgtccagttttcccaacaccatttattgaagagattgtccttttcccaccagatagtctttcctgctttgtcgaatattagctGTCTAattgaggatccatttctgggttctttattctgttccattgatctatgtgtctgtttttgtgccagtaccatactcttctgatgatcacagctttgtagtacaacctgaaatctggcattgtgatgcccccagctctggttttctttttcaatattcccctggctattcagggtcttttatggttccatacaaatcttaagattatttgttccaactctctgaagaaagtccataatattttgttagggattgcattaaatgtgtaaatttccctgggtagcttAGACTTTTCCAcattatttattcttccaatccataagcatgggattttttccatctctttataatcttcctcaatttctttcagaagtgttctgtagtttttagggtatagatccttatcctctttggttaggtttattcctaggtatcttatgcatttgggtgcaattgtaaaagggattgattccttaatttctctttcttcagtctcattgttagtgtatagaaatgccactgttttctgggccttgattttgtattctagcaatcttggggtgaagtctttgggttttctatatacaatatcatgtcatctgcaaagagggagagtttgacttcttctttgccaatttgaatgccttttatttctttttgttgcctgattgctgaggctaggacttccaatactatgttgactTAGGTGTCTCAGAATTATTCCCTGGATGTAAAAGAACCCATAGTATACATTTGTACCATTTATGATTTCATAGAACCATGAAGCATGCCCCGTGATGAtgatgaaaatttaattttgaatttaattaattaattaattaattaattaaatttttaatttttaattttgggggtttttccctcctttcttcttacatttcttaaatatttgtaacTCATTTTGGGAAAGATCTACTATCTATTCCTTTGGATGAACTACAATGTATGccagatgctttttaaaatggacTTATTTCCTCTACTTCATAACTAACATACCAAATGGAGgaagaatgtatatttataacATGCAAACACTTGCATTAAAACCTCACTCCTTTTTATTAATTTGCTATCTCCCAAAAGATACTCTAAAATATATGAGACATGGTACAAGttcaatatatacaatatattataattactaataattaaaaatgagtCTTCTATAAGCATTTTGTAAGAGATTAATACATAACATTATTTGTATTCGGAAGAAGTaaactgagtatttttttaaatgaagatttatgATCATTTTCAGCTCTTCAGATAGAACTCACCACACTTGTAATACAACGTTTGTTCCAAAAGGTACAATCATGTGATAGCCTGTGTaataataaatgcagagaaatgtCTATCCTGCCATTGGCTTTTGGAAGTAGTATTTTTCCAGAACAATTTAGAGTTATATAGAAATTGAGATCCAGTGAACAGatcacatttctgttttctttcctgaaagTTGTAGCACAcaatttaagaacattttatatGCCGTAATTGATGGTTTCTCTCATCCTATCCTTTAAAAGGCTTTATTCATAGATGTAAAATCATTCTTATATTCCCATTTGAATTTGCCTTTGATTAGACTTTCTAAAATCCTtctctttctatgtttctatAAAGAGAACTATAGCATTATGTTTAAATTTGCTTCAATTTTGAGCTAAGCTGATAAATATACAAGCCAGAAAGAAGAACACTCTGGATTATATGGAAAGAAGAGGTgagtaggaaggaaagaagagaaagataaaattctCTTTCCAGTTCTACTATTGACAAACTGGAATCTCATTTTCTTATccataaataaacttttactaaGGTTGTTTTCAATTCATTCTAATGCTCTATGActctaaattatttcttaaaatagatttatCCAAATCTAAGACCCTTGCCACTGCATTCTTTAGATAGAGATGATGcctacagaattttttaaaaaaatgtcctgacTGATTCTCCCATAAACCACACCTTTGGTACAAGCCAGTTCTCTGGAAACTTCTGTCTTCAGTTGGGAGTTTACAATGCTGGGAAACTGGCCTAGACAGGATGATGCCTGTTAAATAGGCTGTCCGTATCAAGAGCCTCTTTATGATAGGCAAAtctaatttcatttctgtttataaTATGCCATCATACCAAAAGGGGGCATTGTCCTAAATATTCAGTTTCTGTTTCATATATAAGCATGTTTCATGTTATAAAGAAGTGACGTTGTTACTGGGCCAACTCTCTGACGTTGAGTAGTTTCCTTCTAATGGAAGGGATGGTAGGAATTCCCACAGTACCATGTTGAAAACCTGTATCAGGTTTCAGCTCCACTTGCAACTCCCTGTTGGCCTTTTAGAATGGAGTGGGAGGGGATGAGGATACCAGGACATGGCTTTGTTCTAATCGCCTTTAGTAAGTGACTTCTGTTGAAACAACTTCTTCTATAAGAAAATACTGATCATAGAAGTGCCCATGATTTTCTAAATAAGATAGTTCCACTATTATTATATGGGGCCACGTGACTTATGGGCTAATGTCTCTAAGACTTCCTGAACACAACCCTCTATTCTGCTGTTTTGcttatgaaatggaaaaaaacacacacagtctACTGACACATGACTGTCAGTTCTGCTCTTGAACATGGCCCAGCACAATCTGCCACAAACCCATCAAGTCAGTGTCCAGCCAGTGTCTGTTTCCCTAGGATGCTGAGTCCTGTTCTTAAAATTCACAACAGGATTTCTCTAACTCTCAAAATTTTCCTATGACCTAACTGCAATGTTGAAAAGAATATACTAAAAcctgatcttttaaaaagacaggctgatttataacaacatggatggacctagagggtattatgctaagttaaataagtcagacagaaaaaaaaatgccatttgatttcactcatatgtaggatttaagaaacaaaactaatgaaaagacaaagcagaaacagacctgtAAATGtagacaacaaactgatggttgccagaaggaaggaggtgagggagatgggcaaaatgggtgaaagagagGTACAGGCATCCAGttctggaatgaataagtcatagagattaaagcatagagaatataatcaatggtactgtaatagcaatgtatggtgacagatggttaGCTACACTAGTGGTGAGTAGAGCATAatatatagagttgttgaatcactatgttgtatgcctgaaccTAATGTAACACTGTGGCCAACTATAGTtcaatttaaaaaggcaaaataaaataaaaagactggcTTCCCCCAAACAAGATATCATAAACGTTATTCAATTCTgttatttcttcagaaaataaaatgatactgtTTTGATGGGAAAGTTAGACTCTTCTATAAATGAAAACCTGAACAACTAAATATGTACATAAGAACCTTCAAACTTCTAGAGGAGTAATTTTCTTTTGAACAGTCCTCACGGAAATCCCCTCATTTAGTCCTATTACTACAGATAGAAAGAGCCCTGAGCAATTTGTTCAGAAAGCAGATTGGCACCTAAGACCTGATGATCATGTCTCTATCAACATTTTCTATAATTGAAAATTATTGCTGTTCTATATTAAAATGTGTTcaatatttgggacacctgggtggttcagtggttgagtgtctgccttcagctcagggcatgatcctggggtctgggattaaGTCTTGCAtccaagctccttgcagggagcctgcttctccctcttcttgtatctctgcctgtgtgtgtctgtctcatgaataaataaataaaatcttttttaaaatcctttttaaaacaagttcaacattccatttcaattttttacaTCAAATGCCAAAgtataagaaaaatttaatgtgATGGGAAATTTATAGAGTGAAGTTTCTTTTAGCTCCTTGAAACCTGGCTAAACCCAAGGACATGTTTCTCCTACAGTCTTTTGAGGAAGTGgctatgtttttttctctctaccttAAGTATCTTGGTACCAGGAGAATGAGGTAGATAGGTGTCCTTCCAGCAATTGCTTGGtccttctagaattttttttctcgCTTTACATCCAAAAACCTCATCTCCTTTGCAATGCATGCCAAAAGCCTGTGCCACCTGTCACTCTTATTTCTTGCAACCACCTCCTGACTTCTCATTcttcttcactcattttcttcTCAATTCTTATCATTGTTCTTGGTTACTTCAACATGTGTATAGATGATCTAGTCAACATTATGGACACAATTTTTTGCCTTACTTTCAAcaatcttttccttctctctgccactcccactCATTACTTGTTATCTCCAAAATCTCAATGTCAACCTTCTAATTCTCCACACACTATGTCATTCATTCTTATTGGGAATGGCCAGCTAAGCTTGTTGGCCTTGCCAGGTTATAATACAATAATGTCCTCAAGAAAAAGGCACGAGGTAGAAGAATAGaagcaaaagacaaaagataGTATTAGAGATCAAAAGTGACTTCAAGATACAAAGAATAAAccataagaagaaagaaaagaaagaatggctAATGCTAgctaaaaaaaattcagattctgcTCTCCTGACATGCCTTCCTGGGCAATGGATCTCACATGTGTACATTCCAGTCAAGAGCTGATTGATCAAATGAGGGACAGAATCAAAATAGTAGTTCACCTGAGACTACTGAGGGGGCCCCTCCTATCTTTAAGATCCAAGGGCTAGGAAAAAGAGATACTAGTGGTGTAAAAGATGACTGTATGGGTTCTAAGAGGCAGAGTatggtgaggggagagggaaaatacTCCCCTGGACATTGGAGTCTCTTCAGAGACATGTCATATATGCTAGCACGCGAAGAGGTTGAGCATCAGTGACTGAGGATGAGGAGAAGAATTGGAAAGGGAAATCTCTCAGTTATTGGAGACTCTGTATACCATTGACACCCCTAATTTTAGGAATATGTTATCTATAGTCTCTGcaaatttctttatattcctctcacaagagtatttttaaattttttataattaaaactattaatttttaagtgtaaaattcagTGGCACAATATTGTACAACCACCTCCTCTATCAAAGTCCAAAATGCATTCATCACCTTACAAGAAAATCTCACACCATTAAGCAAtcactccctttccctccctgttCTGCCCCTGGAAACCATCTATCTGTTCACTGTCTATATGGATTTAcctatcttaaatattttatgtaaataaaatcatacaatttGTGATCATTTATGGCtagcttttttcattttgcataatattttcaaggtttatccacaCTGTAGAACATATCagtgctttattcctttttatggttgaataatattcttttacatGCATATAAGGAGGATTAGTGGGGTGCTATTCCCCAGTTACCTGGGAGGTGATGTAAAAATGCATAGCTTGAACAAAAGAGTAGTCCATATAAACAGGGCTTGTGGCCCTGGGTCCTGGTTCACAGAATTCAATAAGTGCTCACtaccataattatttttattattgggatggtaatttttatcattatttgacTGAAGTCCATCCCCCAAGGTCTGAAAATCCTAACTAATTTAAGGTCACTTCATCTCTTTAATCCCCTGTGCTgactaattttatgtgtcaacttgactaggctATGGCACCAAGTCGTTTTGCCAAGCACTGGTCTAGATGTTGCcaagaaggtatttttttttgataaattttgaggaaatattaatatttaaacaataGACTTCAAGTAAGCAGTTTACCCTCCATATATGAGTGTACTTCATCATATCAGTTGAAGCCCCTAAGAGCAAAGACTGAGAGTGCCATAAGAAAAGGGAAttgtgtgggacacctgggtggctcagtggctgagtgtctaccttcggtcatgatcccggggtcctgggatcaagtcccacatcaggctccccacagggagtctgcttctccctctgcttgtgtctctgcctctctctgtgtgtctctcatgaataaataaataaaatctttatttaaaaagggaattATGCCTCTAGACCATTACATAGAAACTGCctgagcaaatggtgggtatttgtcatttctaatggatgaggaatattccattgtatatatacaccacatcttctttatccattatctttCAATGTACACCACGACTCTttacacagtttggctattgtggacattgctgctataaacatcagggtgcagctatcttggcttttcactgcatctgtatccttggggtaaatccccagcagtgcaattgctgggttgtcaAGTAGCTCCATTTACTTCGatctggatggaactggagggtattatcctgagtgaagtaagtcaatcggagaaggacaatcattatatggtctcactagtgaaaaggattataggggaaaggagagaaaatgagtgggaaaaatcagagaggctgacagaacatgagagactgctaactctgggaaacaaacaaggggtagtggaaggggaggtgggcaggggcatgcggtgactgggtgatgggcattgaggggggcactggacaggatgagcactgggagttatactatatgttggcaaattgaactccaattaaaaaatacatatagaaaaattaaaaataaatacataaaacaaaaaataaaaataaagaaactgccTGAATTTCCTGCTTCCTGGCCTGCCTTACAAATTTCAGAGCgtctagaaaaaagaataaaggactcaagagacttcatgactgcagaatttagatataatcaggcagaaattaaaaattaattgaatgagatgcaattcaaactagaagtcctactacaagggttaacgaggtggaagaacgagtgagtgacacagaaaacaagttgatggcaaagagggaaaatgaagaaaaaagagacaaacaattaaaagaccatgaggatagattaagggaaataaatgacagcctgaggaagaaaaacctacgttttaATTGGGGTTTCCCTCTAGGAATTCgatggaatcttatc from Vulpes vulpes isolate BD-2025 chromosome 11, VulVul3, whole genome shotgun sequence encodes the following:
- the LOC112933242 gene encoding nucleoplasmin-2-like, giving the protein MNLSSSSSAAEKAPTAVLWGCELTQEKRTWTVKPQKEGKQDWKLLLRTICLGEKAKEEVNLVEILPPASPDDKQAKPITIASLQASVLPMVVRMGLELSPPVTFQLRAGSGPVFLSGQECYNAADVSWEEEEEDPEEEEEEEEEESHSDEVDDDDDDDDDVDVSLEETPVKQVKRLASQKQTSVAKKKRMEKEEEAVRPRLKDQSPVKKAKPTLKPKKPGSKK